A single genomic interval of Cucumis sativus cultivar 9930 chromosome 5, Cucumber_9930_V3, whole genome shotgun sequence harbors:
- the LOC101217863 gene encoding L-lactate dehydrogenase A-like yields MQKSSSISSLGPGGLDLSQAFFKPIRDASPPSTANRNTKISVIGAGNVGMAIAQTILTQDLVDELVLVDAKPDKLRGEMLDLQHAAAFLPRTKISASTDYSITAGSDLCIVTAGARQIAGESRLNLLQRNVALFQKIVPPLVQFSPETILLIVSNPVDVLTYIAWKLSGFPSNRVIGSGTNLDSSRFRFLIADHLDVNAQDVQAYIVGEHGDSSVALWSSISVGGVPILSFLKNQQIGYEKETLEKIHKEVIGGAYEVINLKGYTSWAIGYSVASLARSILRDQRRIHPVSVLAKGFYGIDGGDLFLSLPAQLGRGGVLGITNVHLTAEESKRLRDSANTILQVQTELGI; encoded by the exons ATGCAGAAAAGTTCCTCAATCTCTTCCTTAGGTCCCGGCGGCCTCGACCTTTCTCAAGCCTTCTTCAAACCAATTCGTGACGCCTCTCCTCCATCCACAGCAAATCGCAACACCAAAATCTCCGTCATCGGCGCCGGAAACGTTGGTATGGCCATCGCTCAAACCATCCTCACTCAAGATCTGGTCGACGAACTCGTCCTCGTCGACGCCAAGCCCGACAAACTCCGTGGCGAAATGCTAGATCTCCAACATGCTGCTGCTTTTCTCCCTCGTACAAAAATTAGCGCCTCCACTGATTACTCCATTACTGCTGGCTCTGATCTGTGTATTGTTACTGCTGGTGCTCGGCAGATCGCCGGTGAATCTAGGTTGAATCTGTTACAGAGGAATGTTGCTCTGTTTCAGAAGATCGTTCCGCCGTTGGTTCAGTTCTCTCCTGAGACGATTCTTTTGATTGTTTCGAATCCGGTGGATGTTTTGACTTATATTGCTTGGAAACTCTCTGGTTTTCCGTCGAATCGTGTGATTGGATCGGGAACGAATCTGGATTCGTCTAGGTTTCGGTTTCTTATTGCGGATCATCTTGACGTTAACGCTCAGGATGTTCAG GCATACATAGTTGGAGAGCATGGCGACAGCTCGGTGGCGCTATGGTCAAGCATAAGTGTGGGCGGGGTGCCGATCCTAAGCTTTCTAAAGAATCAACAAATCGGCTAcgaaaaagaaacattagaGAAAATTCACAAAGAGGTTATAGGTGGGGCTTACGAAGTCATAAACCTTAAGGGCTACACATCATGGGCGATCGGGTACTCCGTTGCGAGTTTAGCTCGGTCGATCCTTCGAGACCAAAGGAGGATCCATCCTGTCTCTGTTCTCGCAAAAGGGTTTTACGGTATTGATGGTGGCGACTTGTTCCTTAGCCTGCCTGCACAACTTGGGAGGGGTGGAGTATTGGGGATCACCAATGTGCATCTAACGGCAGAGGAATCGAAACGGTTGAGGGACTCGGCAAACACCATCTTGCAGGTGCAAACCGAGTTGGGGATTTAA
- the LOC101205863 gene encoding autophagy-related protein 8f, producing MAKSYFKQEHDLEKRKAEAARIREKYPDRIPVIVEKAERSDIPSIDKKKYLVPADLTVGQFVYVIRKRIKLSPEKAIFIFVDNVLPPTGAIMSAIYEEKKDEDGFLYVTYSGENTFGW from the exons ATGGCTAAGAGTTACTTCAAGCAAGAGCATGATCTTG agaaaagaaaagcagaGGCTGCAAGGATTAGGGAGAAATATCCCGATAGAATTCCT GTTATTGTGGAGAAGGCAGAGAGAAGTGACATCCCTAGCATTGATAAGAAGAA ATACCTAGTTCCTGCAGACCTTACCGTGGGACAGTTCGTTTATGTCATTCGTAAAAGGATTAAATTGAGCCCGGAGAAAGCGATCTTTATCTTCGTGGACAATGTCCTCCCTCCTACAG GAGCAATCATGTCTGCAATATATGAAGAGAAGAAGGATGAAGATGGATTTCTGTATGTTACTTACAGTGGAGAGAACACATTTGGGTGGTAG